The DNA window ctcctctgctcccctgaaCAGCTACTGTaaactttccttcccttccccaataCTCCATCACATTTTTTACAACTATTTCTCTGTTTTGCAGCAATTCCCATGTACCCACCTTAACCACGCTGTTCCCAGATCCAGACTCCCACTCCCTGCACTCCTGAATCTTCCCCTCCAGCTCCATGGTTCTCCCACAGCCCCCACTCTCCTCTCCACAACTGGCATTGCTTTTTGATGTATTCATTTTGTTTGCCTCAGAGCTGGGCAGGCCCCTTCCCGCTGTGCAGCCCCCTGACCACCTGCAGAACAACCACAACCATGAGGAGCCCTCATCTCCTTCCCAGTCACCCCGAACCTGCCCTATCCTGGCCCAGCTCGGTACACGTGGTGGTCCCTGGGACTGCAAGCAGGAGAGGTAGAAGGTTTGATGGTCCATTCCTGGGCCTCCTCTGTTACCCCAACCAATCCAGCTGGGCCCAGATCCTGCAGCTGTggtggtttgggtggagagggacggGTCAGCTGGGAAAACGAGCACAAACTGTGCTGATAAAAAtaatgtataaatgaataaataattttgtaggtccatctcccccattagattgtaagtcttGTAGACAGAGGGCACAgtgttttacttctgttgtactttcccagcacttaggctaatgctttgcactcagcaggtgctcaaaaaatacctttgacgGTTTGAAAGAGTTAATGCCCCTCCCAAAGTGTCTGACAGTACCAGGAGGTAATATCATGCACGGACAGAATGGAATAAGTCTGCCTGGAAACACCGATCACCATAAATACTTTGAATAGTCCTCATCATTTCGAACAAAGCAAAAATAAACCGAAACCGGGTTGCAAAACCTCTAAGTTCACAAGAGCCTTTGATCCACATAGCTGTCAGACTCAAGACAAGGTCCTGTTGGAGATGTTAGTGCTTTGATCCTGAGTTTGAGTCTCAAGCAGTGCTGTCTTGCCTTTGATCAAGGAAAGTCTTAGAGTCTGGAAAAGAGGCTTTGTAATAGTTATTGCCCAGAAAGGTCTTCTCGCTTCAGCCGGCTCTGTAATTGAGATTTCTAAAATGCCCACCTGCTGTTGGCTCAGGCTAGTTTCACGTATCGATCGTGAAACGACAGGAAAGTCACGTGGTGTAGTCCTAAGCAGGATGCCCTTGGGCTTTGGCTATAAATTCTAAAAATAGAAACAACTGAGACTTTACAGTGCAAGTCAAAAATGTGAAAATAAATcaaaatcaatagatcaatcaaatttattgagcacttactatgtgtggagcactgtactaagtgcttgggactgtacaatataacaaagatgatagacacgttccctgcccacagtaagctcacagtctagaggggaagacattcattaatataaatatataaataaattacagatatttacataagtactgtggggctgagggaggggtgaataaagggagcaaatcagggtgaaacaaaagggactgggaaaagaggaaaggagggcttaatcagggaaggcttcttggagaagatgttccttcaataagactttgaaggtggagagagcaagtgtctgtcaaatatgaagagggagggctttccaggccagagggaggacatggatgagagggtGGCTGTGAgctaaataacaataacaacaataacggttatggcatttaagtgcttactatgtgccgagcactgttctaagcgctgggatagaaacaagataatcaggttgtcccacgcggagctcccattcttaatccccattttacagatgaggtaactgaggcacagagaatttaagtggcttgcccaaggtcatgcagcagacacgtggcagagccgggattagaacccatgtcctccgactcccaatctcgtgttctttccactaagccatgctgcttcataaatgaggtggaggtaaagtgagtaagtaggttgccattagaggagcaaagtgtgcgggctgggttagcaGTGAGGTAAAAGTGGAGGGGCCTCTTTTTGCATCATCTAcaacaatggaatttgttgaacgcttactatatgcagagcactgtactgagcgcttgggggagttcagtacaacagagttggcagacgcattccctgcccagggcaAGCGTGCAGAAATGTAGTTCATCCTGCCATTAAATTTACCGTTTCTGAAGGCCAGTAGATTTAGGTATCTGTTTTGGCATTTTTAGGAAGAATTCTAAATTTGAACCATCTTTACTTTCCAGCTCTTGGGGATACTATAAAAGTTGCTGTTGTTTGTGTCATGTGCACAGACAGGGATCAACTGAGGAAAGGAAAACTGATTAATGCAGTGAAGACATATAAGAAGGAAGTCTTTCGGCTCTGCTCAGAATCCCTGCGTAATTCTCAAAGTGTTTCCCCAAAGCCCTCGAAGGTGAGAAGCGGTCTGTGCTGTCAGAACTGTCAACTTCAGAATTCACCCAGATAGACTGTGAGACAAGCAAAATCAGGAGTGAGTGAAGGTGTATCAGAGGTCTCCCTTTCACTCAGTTTACGAgtggcgtgagaagcagcatggtctagaggaagacctgaattctaaccccagatccaccacatgtctgctgtgtgaccttgggcaagccacttaacttactGTGcctaagtcacctcatctgtaaaatggggattaagacagtgagctccatgtgggacatggactgtatcagatctgatttgcttgaatctaccccagtgcttaatacagtgcttggcacatagtgagtgcttaacaaatacgatttgaaaaaaagggggggagagcaTCTTGTGCTGGGTAGGGCCAGTCACATCCTTGAATGGCAGCTGGGCTGattaagggcagggagcatgtcggctaattctgttacattgtactctcccaagggttcagcacagtgttctgcacatagtaagcacccaataaataccaattgattgatataataattgtggcctataagtgctcactatgtgccaagcactgtagtaaatactggggtggttgcaagataatcagatcaaacaccgtccctgtcccacaagggcctcagtctaagagagaaaaggaaatagtatttaatccccatttttacagatgaggaaactgaagcagaatgaagtggtttgcccaaggacacagcaggcaagtggcagagcagagattagagcccaggtcctctgattgccaggactgtgctttttccagtaggtcacactgctttctgaTATGCCCCTGGAGCAGGGAGCACTGATTATCCAACTTTGGTAATCCAAACTAAGGTGAGTTTTtgctattgaaaaaaaaattggataatAAAAACACACTTGTGCTACTCCTGTTCCTAAAGCAGAGGCCAGTCTTGTTATCTTAACTTCCAGTTGTATGGACTGGGCTCAATTTTAATTCCTTCAAAGAAAACGCACCGAATGAGCTAAATTTCTAGGTGGAATGATTTGTTTGGTCACCAGGGTAACCACGGCCATCCCATTCCCATATAAATAAGTGTTACAGTATTACTGCACACAGATCCTTTCAAAGTAGACTGGTGTCTGGTCTATCTGCAAGTCTGTAAagtaaggtgttttttttcttttgagctaACATTCTATCCTACAAGAATCTTCATGTATGCTACTATATAAGGGAAAGGAAATCAAGAAATAACAATTTAACTTGAAAATTGATGGGAAAACCCTTTGTAGGACTATTCACCTAACCATACCATGGTTGCTGTTGAAgtcattgtatttttttttttctaaaattcagTTTTGGAAAAACAAAACCTTTGAATCCTACTTTTGTTCAATGGACAGGAGTGTCTGACTAGAAAGCATCCTCTGCCTGAACCTCAGTGTGCCGTGGAATTACCCCAAAGCACAAGCCTTCTGGGTTCTCCAGGACATCCTCAGCTCCCATTACCTGTTCTGTTGGCCCGAGAGGCCTTTGAGGACATTGTTCAGCATGTTGGTCGGGAATCCTGTGATTGCCGGCCCAAACCAATCCGGCAGGAAACCGGTCAGGTTCGGAGAGGAGCCCATCCTGTCTCTGTAAAAAATGCCTTTCAAGATCCTCTAAAGAAAACCTACAGTGGCGATATCCTCCGTAAACATTCTGACTGCTTCACTTCACCAAATGAGCCTTTTGTCCCTCGAATTTTAAAGAAGCAGAGAAAATCCTACCTGTCAACATATAAGTATTACACCCCTCCCAAGCAAAAGAAGGCGACTTCCCCAGGCAGCTCCCGGCTTGCATCGGCACAGGTGTGCAGTCTCGGACAGACGGATTTGACCAGGTAAAATGTCAAATGCGGGAAAATGGATCTCATCAATTAAGGTTGGAAATAAAATTGTTTAAATAGCACGTTAAGGTGAATTTAGGAAACCACGATGAATCTCCGAGTGGCTCTGGTCAGCTGCCTTCTTATATTTTGCAGACGTTCCAAGGGTGGCCATCGATCATGCATTGTTGAtgatccctcccagccccccattaAGGTACtgtggcttgttgtgggcagggaatgtgtatgtttattgtatCTACTTGGATCCCACCAATGCCACCTCAAATCCGCTAATCACACTTCCCCgcaattcaaagccctactgaaggctcacttcctccaagaggccttcccagactaagcccccccctttccctcagctccccctcccctccgtatcacctcaactcactccctttgctctaccctcctctccctgccccacagcacttgcgtatatatgtacctaactgtaattctgtttatattgatgcctgcttacttgttctgatgtgtatatatctataattccatctgtttatattgatgcctgtttacttgtttggatgtctgtatccccccttc is part of the Ornithorhynchus anatinus isolate Pmale09 chromosome 19, mOrnAna1.pri.v4, whole genome shotgun sequence genome and encodes:
- the LOC114805656 gene encoding spermatogenesis-associated protein 7 homolog isoform X1, coding for MTGLFKGHMSIKSSPFFPGSSSKLSTQYIMQDHMATHHRKLLSAKAAVDSSAPRSLHTSIKSLGDTIKVAVVCVMCTDRDQLRKGKLINAVKTYKKEVFRLCSESLRNSQSVSPKPSKECLTRKHPLPEPQCAVELPQSTSLLGSPGHPQLPLPVLLAREAFEDIVQHVGRESCDCRPKPIRQETGQVRRGAHPVSVKNAFQDPLKKTYSGDILRKHSDCFTSPNEPFVPRILKKQRKSYLSTYKYYTPPKQKKATSPGSSRLASAQVCSLGQTDLTRRSKGGHRSCIVDDPSQPPIKENKVSLAELGTSNCPHSTLLEKEEELKYLQFLQDVTDDILMKGCFHNQAFHSVFQTHIRNRRSDLDEVKMEKVLEQLKDELTISSRDEHASQLCWFAARL
- the LOC114805656 gene encoding spermatogenesis-associated protein 7 homolog isoform X2, coding for MTGLFKGHMSIKSSPFFPGSSSKLSTQYIMQDHMATHHRKLLSAKAAVDSSAPRSLHTSIKYRDQLRKGKLINAVKTYKKEVFRLCSESLRNSQSVSPKPSKECLTRKHPLPEPQCAVELPQSTSLLGSPGHPQLPLPVLLAREAFEDIVQHVGRESCDCRPKPIRQETGQVRRGAHPVSVKNAFQDPLKKTYSGDILRKHSDCFTSPNEPFVPRILKKQRKSYLSTYKYYTPPKQKKATSPGSSRLASAQVCSLGQTDLTRRSKGGHRSCIVDDPSQPPIKENKVSLAELGTSNCPHSTLLEKEEELKYLQFLQDVTDDILMKGCFHNQAFHSVFQTHIRNRRSDLDEVKMEKVLEQLKDELTISSRDEHASQLCWFAARL